In a genomic window of Deinococcus metalli:
- a CDS encoding arginase — protein sequence MLLSVDWDAFSGTRELVFDAPIWGTRDRPHDRTDAWWTRVLRRGGTSWAALEGDYPLYPGWEALGRYAGVPAFVALSHADAWAWLERYPGQDVLNVDSHHDLASFSGDPRRVRPGNWAGLGLHAGLIRHYTCVYPAWHAHLPVAEGFDLARTRAEVGPLLAPDVLERAALRRQLHPDAGWPDAAQVTSVLLVQSPAWTSPAHDDTFTDVVRGVGATPISEPLERHVPYTVGHATSYNRS from the coding sequence ATGCTGCTCAGCGTCGACTGGGACGCGTTCTCGGGGACCCGGGAACTCGTGTTCGACGCGCCCATCTGGGGTACCCGCGACCGCCCCCACGACCGCACCGACGCGTGGTGGACACGGGTGCTCCGGCGCGGCGGCACGTCCTGGGCCGCGCTGGAAGGCGATTACCCCCTGTACCCCGGCTGGGAGGCGCTCGGCCGCTACGCCGGGGTGCCGGCGTTCGTGGCCCTGAGCCACGCCGACGCGTGGGCGTGGCTGGAACGCTACCCCGGTCAGGACGTCCTGAACGTCGATTCGCACCACGACCTGGCGAGTTTCAGCGGCGATCCGCGGCGCGTGCGGCCCGGCAACTGGGCGGGCCTGGGACTGCACGCGGGCCTGATCCGCCACTACACCTGCGTGTACCCGGCGTGGCACGCGCACCTGCCCGTCGCGGAGGGCTTCGACCTGGCGCGCACCCGCGCGGAAGTGGGGCCGCTGCTCGCGCCGGACGTGCTGGAGCGCGCCGCCCTGCGCCGGCAGCTGCATCCAGACGCGGGCTGGCCGGACGCGGCGCAGGTCACGTCCGTGCTGCTGGTGCAGTCGCCGGCGTGGACGAGTCCCGCGCACGACGACACCTTCACGGATGTGGTGCGGGGGGTGGGAGCCACCCCGATCTCTGAACCCCTCGAACGTCACGTGCCGTATACCGTGGGTCATGCCACGTCTTACAATCGGAGCTGA